One window of Phycisphaerae bacterium genomic DNA carries:
- the atpG gene encoding ATP synthase F1 subunit gamma: MAKARAIVKRRRAVRNIRKITQTMQLIATARFQKCMQRAVASQPYTRRITEMIQTLGGQEATDHPLLRPNDAGPRSLLLVITANRGLCGSYNAGVLRRMLEARRELSAGGFQPEMEVVGKKGLNYLRFLNVPVSLKITDIEDKIAFSRVSEMAERYMTLYRQNEIARVDIVYMQFHSVGVQRPACVQLLPIEPPQATAAEPRVRPQFEFSPPPEQLLARLIPEAVKIRLFQCFNDAIVSEQVARMVAMKAATDAAGDMLRFLTRQYNRARQSQITTELADIVGGANAVQ; this comes from the coding sequence ATGGCTAAGGCCCGCGCCATCGTGAAACGCCGCCGGGCGGTGCGAAACATCCGCAAGATCACGCAGACGATGCAGCTCATCGCCACGGCGCGTTTCCAGAAGTGCATGCAACGCGCCGTCGCATCGCAGCCGTATACGCGGCGGATCACCGAGATGATCCAGACGCTCGGCGGGCAGGAGGCCACGGATCACCCGCTACTGCGTCCCAACGACGCCGGGCCGCGCAGCCTCCTGCTCGTCATCACCGCCAACCGCGGCCTGTGCGGCTCGTACAACGCCGGCGTGCTACGGCGGATGCTCGAAGCCCGCCGCGAACTCAGCGCAGGCGGCTTCCAGCCGGAGATGGAGGTTGTCGGCAAGAAAGGCCTGAACTACCTGCGCTTCCTGAACGTCCCGGTCAGTCTGAAGATCACCGACATCGAGGACAAGATCGCGTTCAGCCGCGTCAGCGAAATGGCCGAGCGCTACATGACGCTCTACCGCCAGAATGAGATCGCGCGGGTCGACATCGTCTACATGCAGTTTCACAGTGTCGGCGTACAGCGCCCGGCGTGTGTGCAACTGCTGCCGATCGAGCCGCCGCAGGCCACTGCCGCGGAGCCGCGCGTCCGTCCGCAGTTTGAGTTCTCACCGCCGCCGGAGCAGTTGCTGGCCCGCCTGATTCCGGAAGCGGTGAAGATCCGGCTGTTCCAGTGTTTCAACGATGCGATCGTCAGCGAGCAGGTCGCGCGGATGGTCGCGATGAAGGCGGCGACGGACGCTGCCGGTGACATGCTCCGCTTCCTGACGCGTCAGTACAACCGGGCGCGCCAATCGCAGATCACGACGGAGCTGGCGGATATCGTCGGTGGCGCTAACGCGGTCCAGTAG
- the atpA gene encoding F0F1 ATP synthase subunit alpha yields the protein MKFKADEIASVIKEEISRYRAELDVAEVGRVLEVGDGVARIFGLSSAMAGEMLEFEQGAVGLVFNLEENSIGAVVLGDFLDVKEGQEVRTTGRLLSVPVGDALIGRVVDPLGRPLDGRGPVQSEVRRPLEIIAPGIAERQPVKVPLQTGIKAIDSMIPIGRGQRELIIGDRKTGKTAIAIDTIINQKGGDVICVYVAIGQKESTVAGLVEILRKHGAMDYSIVVTAGSSDPAPLQYIAPYAGCAMAEYFMYEHGRDTLCIYDDLSKQAAAYRQLSLLLRRPPGREAYPGDVFYLHSRLLERSCKMAELRVIVKKGAPADVETGVNGKVYKGLQDQHALDHDFAALPDKDQHEIRKLKKSGGSLTALPVIETLEGEVSAYIPTNVISITDGQIYLEPDLFFAGVRPAINVGISVSRVGGNAQVPAMKKIAGSLRLDLAAFRELEAFAQLGTELDPATQRQLDRGRRMVELLKQPQYQPMDVWSQILAIHAGARGFLDDVPLDQVHLFEEQLLRHYHDEFPEVVEQLKKERKLSDELDARLKELVGNFKRQFVTRAGESKK from the coding sequence ATGAAGTTCAAGGCAGACGAAATCGCCAGTGTCATCAAGGAAGAGATCAGCCGCTACCGGGCCGAGCTCGACGTGGCCGAGGTGGGGCGCGTGCTGGAGGTCGGCGACGGCGTGGCCCGCATCTTCGGGCTGTCGAGCGCGATGGCCGGCGAGATGCTCGAGTTCGAGCAGGGCGCGGTCGGGCTCGTGTTCAACCTTGAGGAGAACTCGATCGGGGCCGTAGTGCTCGGCGACTTCCTGGACGTGAAGGAAGGCCAGGAGGTCCGCACGACCGGGCGCCTGCTGAGCGTGCCAGTCGGCGACGCGTTGATCGGCCGCGTGGTCGATCCGCTGGGCCGACCGCTGGACGGCCGCGGCCCGGTACAGTCCGAGGTCCGCCGACCGCTGGAAATCATCGCCCCCGGCATCGCCGAGCGGCAGCCGGTGAAGGTGCCGCTGCAGACCGGCATCAAGGCGATCGACAGCATGATCCCGATCGGCCGCGGGCAGCGCGAGCTGATCATCGGCGATCGCAAGACCGGCAAGACCGCGATCGCGATCGACACGATCATCAACCAGAAGGGCGGCGACGTGATCTGCGTGTACGTCGCCATCGGGCAGAAGGAATCGACGGTCGCCGGCCTGGTCGAGATCCTGCGCAAGCACGGCGCGATGGACTACTCGATCGTGGTGACGGCGGGCTCGTCCGACCCGGCGCCGTTGCAGTACATCGCGCCGTACGCGGGCTGTGCGATGGCCGAGTACTTCATGTACGAGCACGGCCGCGACACGCTGTGCATCTACGACGACCTGTCGAAGCAGGCGGCGGCGTACCGGCAGTTGTCACTGCTGCTCCGCCGGCCGCCGGGCCGCGAGGCGTACCCGGGCGACGTGTTCTACCTGCACAGCCGTCTGCTGGAGCGCTCCTGCAAGATGGCCGAGCTGCGCGTCATCGTGAAAAAGGGCGCGCCGGCGGATGTGGAGACCGGCGTGAACGGCAAGGTCTACAAGGGGCTGCAGGACCAGCATGCCCTGGATCACGATTTCGCCGCGCTGCCCGACAAGGATCAGCACGAGATTCGCAAGCTGAAGAAGTCCGGCGGCAGCCTGACGGCGCTGCCGGTCATTGAGACGCTCGAAGGCGAAGTGTCCGCGTACATCCCGACGAACGTGATCTCGATCACCGACGGACAGATTTACCTGGAGCCTGACCTGTTCTTTGCCGGCGTGCGGCCCGCGATCAACGTCGGCATTTCGGTCAGCCGCGTGGGCGGCAATGCCCAGGTGCCCGCGATGAAGAAGATCGCCGGCTCGTTGCGGCTGGACCTGGCGGCGTTCCGCGAGCTGGAGGCGTTTGCCCAGCTCGGCACGGAGCTGGATCCGGCGACGCAGCGGCAACTCGATCGCGGGCGCCGCATGGTGGAGCTGCTGAAGCAGCCGCAGTACCAGCCGATGGACGTGTGGAGCCAGATTTTGGCGATCCACGCCGGCGCGCGGGGCTTCCTGGACGATGTGCCGCTCGATCAGGTGCACTTGTTCGAGGAGCAGTTGTTGCGGCACTATCACGATGAGTTTCCCGAGGTGGTCGAGCAACTCAAGAAGGAGCGGAAGCTCTCGGACGAGCTGGATGCCCGGTTGAAGGAGTTGGTCGGGAATTTCAAGCGGCAGTTCGTGACCCGCGCGGGTGAGAGCAAGAAGTGA
- the atpH gene encoding ATP synthase F1 subunit delta, with product MAHDVEKGIDVADVYAAALFALAREQNVLDDVRDELAELVRLVERDRSFATFIASAAVDDDEREQSLERMFRGRLRDLVLDTLQVMNRHGRLELIHALWRAYVLRLEDARGQIEVQATSAVELDAAQRAEIERLAAQLSGRKPLVQYIVDPEVIGGLVLRIGDHRYDHSLRRHLSMARRRLLERTNRAAATT from the coding sequence ATGGCGCACGATGTTGAAAAGGGTATCGACGTTGCCGACGTGTATGCCGCGGCGCTGTTTGCGCTCGCCCGCGAGCAGAACGTGCTCGATGACGTGCGCGACGAGCTGGCCGAATTGGTCCGGCTGGTTGAGCGGGACCGCAGTTTCGCCACGTTCATCGCGTCCGCGGCCGTGGATGACGACGAGCGCGAGCAGAGCCTGGAGCGCATGTTTCGTGGCCGGCTGCGCGACCTGGTGCTCGACACGCTGCAGGTAATGAACCGGCACGGCCGGCTGGAGCTGATCCACGCGCTCTGGCGGGCCTACGTGCTGCGCCTCGAGGACGCGCGCGGGCAGATCGAGGTGCAGGCGACCAGCGCGGTCGAGCTCGACGCGGCGCAGCGCGCGGAAATCGAGCGCCTGGCCGCGCAGCTCTCCGGCCGCAAGCCGCTCGTGCAGTACATCGTCGATCCCGAGGTCATCGGCGGACTGGTGCTGCGGATCGGCGACCACCGCTACGACCATTCGCTCCGGCGGCACCTGAGCATGGCGCGCCGGCGGCTGCTGGAGCGGACCAACCGCGCCGCCGCGACGACGTAG
- the atpF gene encoding F0F1 ATP synthase subunit B: MRKHWCILAACGLLMLATPLAWAQHASPPATPPAAGHAVTAEAPEPGGEHGEDANKPALLQFDPGASVWSIIVFVLLLMVLRLTAWKPILRVLQERERFIAKSIADARHEREQAERLLVEYKAQLEKARAEASAIVAEGRRDAEVAARAVQEQARRESEEIVARARREIQLATDSARKELQDEASELAVRVAGRILRKELAAADHRALVAEALAEMQAAGRPRMN, translated from the coding sequence ATGCGTAAGCACTGGTGCATTCTGGCGGCCTGTGGGTTGCTCATGTTGGCCACGCCGCTGGCGTGGGCTCAGCACGCGTCCCCGCCCGCCACCCCACCCGCGGCCGGGCACGCCGTCACGGCCGAAGCGCCGGAGCCCGGCGGCGAGCACGGCGAGGACGCGAATAAGCCGGCCCTGCTGCAGTTCGACCCTGGCGCGAGCGTGTGGTCGATCATCGTCTTTGTCCTGCTGCTGATGGTGCTGCGGCTGACGGCGTGGAAGCCGATCCTGCGGGTCTTGCAGGAGCGCGAGCGGTTCATCGCGAAGTCGATCGCCGACGCCCGGCATGAGCGCGAGCAGGCGGAGCGGTTGCTGGTGGAGTACAAGGCCCAGCTCGAAAAGGCGCGCGCTGAAGCGAGCGCGATTGTCGCCGAGGGCCGGCGCGACGCGGAAGTCGCGGCCCGCGCGGTCCAGGAGCAGGCCCGGCGCGAGTCGGAGGAGATCGTTGCGCGGGCCCGCCGGGAGATCCAGCTCGCGACCGACTCGGCACGCAAGGAGCTGCAAGACGAAGCGTCGGAGCTGGCGGTCCGCGTGGCCGGGCGCATTCTCCGCAAGGAGCTGGCGGCGGCGGACCACCGGGCGCTGGTGGCCGAGGCGCTCGCGGAGATGCAGGCGGCGGGGCGGCCGCGGATGAACTGA
- the atpE gene encoding ATP synthase F0 subunit C, translating into MLTILAEAVPLFSNAGLMGLGAGIGAGLVCIGAAKGIGHLAGCAVESMARQPEVRGNAFIAMIIAAALIEGFTFFALVVCNGIAGKIATGA; encoded by the coding sequence ATGCTCACCATCCTCGCGGAAGCGGTACCCCTGTTCAGCAATGCGGGCCTGATGGGCCTGGGCGCCGGGATCGGCGCGGGCCTGGTCTGCATCGGGGCCGCCAAGGGCATCGGGCACCTGGCCGGCTGCGCGGTCGAGTCCATGGCCCGTCAGCCGGAAGTGCGCGGCAACGCCTTCATCGCCATGATCATCGCGGCGGCCCTGATCGAAGGCTTCACGTTCTTCGCGCTGGTTGTGTGCAACGGCATCGCCGGCAAGATCGCCACGGGGGCCTAG